In a single window of the Minwuia thermotolerans genome:
- the bfr gene encoding bacterioferritin, with translation MKGNRDIIDHLNKILFNELTAINQYFLHSRMLKDWGMHRLGDVEYDESIDEMKHADRLIERILFLEGLPNLQDLGKLRIGQNVKEVLEGDLALEMSGHDDLKAAIAACEGAQDYVSREILADIMESEEDHIDFLETQLGLIEKVGMQNYLQAQMGEGAASS, from the coding sequence TTTTCAACGAACTGACGGCCATCAACCAGTATTTCCTCCACAGCCGAATGCTGAAGGACTGGGGCATGCATCGTCTCGGCGATGTCGAGTACGACGAATCGATCGACGAGATGAAGCACGCCGACAGGCTGATCGAGCGGATCCTGTTTCTGGAGGGCCTGCCGAACCTGCAGGATCTCGGCAAGCTGCGCATCGGTCAGAATGTCAAGGAAGTGCTCGAAGGCGATCTGGCGCTGGAGATGTCCGGCCATGACGATCTCAAGGCGGCGATCGCCGCCTGTGAGGGCGCGCAGGACTATGTCAGCCGCGAGATCCTCGCCGACATCATGGAGTCCGAGGAAGACCACATCGACTTCCTCGAGACACAGCTGGGCCTGATCGAGAAGGTGGGCATGCAGAACTATCTGCAGGCCCAGATGGGCGAGGGCGCCGCCTCGTCCTGA